One genomic region from Chiloscyllium plagiosum isolate BGI_BamShark_2017 chromosome 21, ASM401019v2, whole genome shotgun sequence encodes:
- the uts2r5 gene encoding urotensin-2 receptor — MEGILPETMSNLSSVVNSSSSDYDLESRDEALITLLFGTILSTMCLVGIIGNVYILVLMTLSMRFTGSMFVYIVNLAFADLLYLSTIPFVVYTYFKKYWYFGEVGCRILFSLDFLTMHASIFILTVMSTERYLAVVKPLDTFRRNRAYRRIITCAVWFVSFLLALPTMIMIEVHEINREGIIKRLCHSTWTTHAYKIYLTVLFHTCVLAPGIVIGFLYSKLARTYWLSQTTTFHIKGIKKSPNLKILYMILTIVLAYCVCFLPFWVWQLFSLYFGETVNLSPKTTTCINFFVTCLAYGNSCINPFLYTLLTKNYKEYVRNQQRNCLEFSQRKHYRNYSQRSMSTGSQQCTETVSCN; from the coding sequence ATGGAAGGGATACTCCCTGAGACAATGAGCAACTTGTCCTCTGTTGTAAATTCTTCATCTTCAGACTATGACTTGGAGTCAAGGGATGAAGCATTGATCACGTTACTATTCGGCACCATTCTGAGCACCATGTGCCTAGTGGGGATTATAGGCAATGTCTACATCCTGGTGTTGATGACCCTATCTATGAGGTTTACTGGCTCCATGTTTGTGTACATTGTGAATTTGGCCTTTGCTGATCTCCTTTACCTCTCTACCATCCCCTTTGTGGTATATACCTACTTCAAGAAGTACTGGTACTTTGGAGAGGTTGGCTGTAGGATCCTTTTCAGCCTTGACTTTCTGACCATGCACGCTAGCATCTTCATCCTGACTGTTATGAGTACCGAGAGATACCTGGCAGTGGTCAAACCTTTGGATACGTTTCGGAGAAACAGGGCTTACAGAAGAATCATTACTTGTGCTGTTTGGTTCGTTTCCTTTCTCCTTGCCCTTCCTACCATGATAATGATTGAAGTCCATGAAATTAACCGGGAAGGAATAATAAAACGTCTTTGTCACTCGACATGGACAACACATGCATACAAAATCTATCTGACTGTACTTTTCCACACTTGTGTATTGGCTCCAGGGATAGTCATTGGATTCTTGTACTCAAAATTGGCCCGCACTTACTGGTTGTCCCAGACCACGACTTTCCACATCAAAGGAATAAAGAAGTCGCCCAATCTGAAGATCCTGTATATGATCTTGACTATTGTTCTTGCCTACTGCGTCTGCTTCTTGCCTTTTTGGGTTTGGCAGCTATTCAGCCTGTATTTCGGTGAAACTGTCAATCTGTCTCCCAAAACCACTACCTGCATTAACTTTTTTGTGACCTGTTTGGCGTATGGCAACAGTTGCATCAACCCTTTCCTCTATACCCTCCTGACAAAAAACTACAAGGAGTATGTGAGAAACCAACAGAGGAACTGCCTTGAGTTCTCACAGAGGAAACACTACAGGAATTATTCCCAAAGATCAATGTCAACTGGGAGTCAGCAGTGCACTGAGACTGTATCATGTAATTAA